GTTGATGTAGACCTCGGGGCCGTTGCCGTCGATCAGCTTCTTCGCGAGCTTCTCGGGGTTGTTCGCGTCCATCTCCGCCTGGTGGCCCTTCCAGAGCGGGGAGTCGGGAACGATCTCGCCGCCGCTGGCGATCACGGCCTTGAACCGGTCCGGGTACTGCAGGACGGTCTTCATGCCGACGAAGGCGCCGGAGGAGGAGCCCATGAAGGCCCAGCCGTCGCGGGACTTGTACGTACGGAAGTTGGCCTTGGTGAACTCCGGGACGTCCTCGGCGATCCACGTGCCCATCTTGGGCTGGCCGGGGATGTCGGCGCCGTCGTAGTAGTACTTGCTGTCCGGGTTCAGCACCGGCATGATCACGATGAACGGCAGGCTGGTACCGGCCTGGACGCCCTCGCCGATGGCCTTCTGGAGGCCCAGGCTGCGGTCGGCCCAGTAGTTGGTCGGGAAGCCGTTGCCGCCGGGGAGGGCGATGAGCACCGGGAAGGCGCTCTTCTCGTACCTCGCCTCGTTGTACTCCTTGGGCGTCCACACCCAGACGTCGCCCTCGAAGCCGGACTTCGCGCCCGCGAGGCGGGTCTTCGCGATGATCGTGCCGTCGTCGAGCTTGGCGGTCTGCTTGAAGTCGGACTTCGGGCCGGCCGGCAGGAGCACGTCCGGATCACCGGTCGGCGTGGGCGAGGCCGACGGCGCTTGCGGGGACGGCCCGCCCGCTTCGGGGGCGGCGGGCGCGGGAGCCTTGCCGAAGCTCACGGGGGCACCGTTGCCGGAGAACCACTCGAGCTTCCAGGCGGCGAAGCCTCCGCCGCCGAGCAGCAGCACGAAGGCCACGACGGCGGATATCCATATCGCCCGGCGGGAACGCCGGGGCGGGTCTTGATGCACGAACTTCGCTCCGAACGGTCATGACTGCCCCGGGCTGGGACAGAACGGCTGGGTACCCCTTCAGCCCTGATGCGCGCATTTCACGGACAGTTCCGGAACCCGACCGGAACGCGGTCGGAACCTCATGCGTCCGGAACCCCAACAGCACGGCTCACCTCTGGGCGTCGAGCGCCTCCACGCACCGCCCCAGCAGGCTGATCAGCTGCT
The Streptomyces sp. NBC_01296 DNA segment above includes these coding regions:
- a CDS encoding alpha/beta hydrolase produces the protein MAFVLLLGGGGFAAWKLEWFSGNGAPVSFGKAPAPAAPEAGGPSPQAPSASPTPTGDPDVLLPAGPKSDFKQTAKLDDGTIIAKTRLAGAKSGFEGDVWVWTPKEYNEARYEKSAFPVLIALPGGNGFPTNYWADRSLGLQKAIGEGVQAGTSLPFIVIMPVLNPDSKYYYDGADIPGQPKMGTWIAEDVPEFTKANFRTYKSRDGWAFMGSSSGAFVGMKTVLQYPDRFKAVIASGGEIVPDSPLWKGHQAEMDANNPEKLAKKLIDGNGPEVYINFQVGTKETGKERMTTFQQQYGKGPVKMTIRDIQNGEHNGWHYVRGMKEGSLEWISKVLKGPQPQAG